One region of Gouania willdenowi chromosome 13, fGouWil2.1, whole genome shotgun sequence genomic DNA includes:
- the LOC114474157 gene encoding arsenite methyltransferase isoform X2, with protein MATGDDVRDNVKKYYGSRLESSDDLQTSATTCSLPRCPMPNSVQEALHQVHPEVTKRFFGCGLPFPAKLDGCRLLDLGSGSGRDCYAFSKLVGAHGHVTGIDMTEQLVTASRQHIDYHQKKFGYEKPNVAFVEGYMEKLGEAGIQDDSMDVVISNCVICLCPDKKAVLQQAYNVLKEGGELYYSDMYASQVIPDHMKHDAVLWGEGMAGSLFWQDLITLAHSVGFSTPLLVSASNIVVYDCELKAKTGDIRYASGTYRMFKLPRNAVKTRATVTYKGTVADFPDQLDFDSSHCFKTDEEVNVDGKMAAILQSSRFSSDFKIKPSDGESCSEPKSQYCHLNPFLLADRLGFCVKQCSKTCK; from the exons ATGGCGACAGGGGACGATGTGAGGGACAACGTGAAG AAATACTACGGAAGCCGATTGGAGTCTTCAGATGATCTGCAAACAAGTGCCACTACCTGCAGTCTGCCCCGATGCCCCATGCCCAACAGTGTTCAAGAAGCTCTGCACCAGGTCCACCCGGAAGTGACCAAGAG GTTCTTTGGCTGTGGTCTTCCATTCCCAGCCAAGCTTGATGGTTGCAGGTTGCTGGACCTGGGCAGTGGCTCAGGCAGAGACTGTTATGCCTTCAGTAAACTGGTTGGAGCTCACGGTCATGTGACAGGGATCGACATGACAGAACAGCTG GTCACAGCCTCTCGTCAGCATATTGATTATCACCAGAAGAAGTTTGGATATGAGAAGCCAAACGTTGCATTTGTTGAAGGTTACATGGAGAAGCTTGGTGAAGCCGGCATCCAGGATGACTCCATGGATGTTGTGAT ATCCAACTGTGTGATTTGTTTGTGTCCTGATAAAAAAGCAGTGCTGCAGCAAGCATACAACGTCCTTAAG GAGGGAGGTGAGCTTTACTACAGTGACATGTATGCCAGTCAAGTCATTCCTGATCACATGAAGCATGATGCAGTCCTCTGGG GGGAGGGAATGGCTGGCTCTTTGTTTTGGCAGGACCTCATCACACTGGCCCATAGTGTTGGGTTCAGCACTCCTCTCTTAGTGTCAGCAAGTAACATCGTAGTCTACGACTGTGAGCTCAAAGCAAAAACAG GTGACATCAGGTATGCATCAGGCACTTACAGGATGTTTAAACTGCCCAGAAACGCAGTGAAGACCAGAGCAACTGTTACCTACAAAGGAACCGTGGCAGACTTCCCAGATCAGTTGGACTTTGATTCTTCTCACTGCTTCAAG ACAGATGAGGAAGTGAATGTAGATGGAAAGATGGCTGCAATCCTTCAGAGTTCCCGTTTCTCATCAGATTTTAAAATCAAACCATCAGACGGGGAGTCGTGCTCTGAGCCAAAATCCCAG tATTGCCACCTCAACCCGTTTCTTCTGGCTGACAGACTGGGATTCTGTGTGAAACAGTGCTCCAAAACATGCAAATAG